Genomic window (Bacillus vallismortis):
TGCCGTTCACCATATTAGTTTATGCTATGGGCAGTGTAGCGCTTTTTGAACTATTACGGATGAAAAAGCTGAGAATGGTTTCACTGCCAGGTTTGATCGGTCTTTTATTATTGTGGATGTTCTTATTGCCAAGCCAGTATTCGTTTTTAGAGGCGGATGGTATTTCAAAAGTGGAAATCGCTTTGTTCGCGGTACTGCTTTTGCTGACTTACACAGTGTTGGTGAAAAACACCTTTACTTTTGATGAAGTCGGGTTTATTACGCTTGCAGCAATTTACATTGGAATGTGTTTTCATTATTTTATAGAAATCAGAAATCTTGACCAATTTGGGTTAACATACATTTTTTACGCGTGTGTTGTGATTTGGTCTACTGATTCCGGTGCATATTTTGTCGGGAAAGCGCTCGGTAAGCGAAAACTGTGGCCTGAAATCAGTCCGAATAAAACAGTGGAAGGATTCGCAGGCGGAATTGTCATCGCACTTGTACTTGCGACGATTTTTCAACTTGTTGTACATCTTCCGATCCCGTATATCTATCTGCTGTTGATCACACTGTTTTTATCCATTTTCGGACAACTTGGAGATTTAGTGGAATCCGCCTTGAAAAGACATTACGATGTTAAGGATTCTGGGAATATTCTCCCGGGTCATGGCGGTATCTTGGACCGTTTTGACAGTTTCTTGTTTGTCATGCCTTTCTTGTACTTTCTGCTTGCTCTTTTTTCATAAAAAAGTCTAATATGAATATGAGAATGATTATGCAGCAAAAAGAATAGGAGTCGTGGCACTTTGAAAAATATTTGTCTTTTAGGAGCAACAGGATCGATCGGCGAACAGACGCTTGACGTATTGCGTACGCATCAAGATCAATTTCAGCTGGTATCTATGTCGTTTGGCAGAAATATTGATAAGGCTGTTCCGATGATAGAGGCTTTTCAGCCGAAGTTTGTCTCTGTCGGTGATCTGGATACATATCATAAATTAAAACAAGTTTCTTTTTCATTTGATTGCCAAATCGGGCTTGGAGAAGAAGGCCTGATTGAAGCGGCAGTTATGGAGGAAGTCGATGTTGTTGTCAATGCCTTGCTCGGAAGCGTCGGTCTTATCCCGACGTTAAAGGCAATTGAACAGAAAAAAACAATTGCGCTTGCAAATAAGGAAACTCTTGTCACTGCCGGGCATATAGTTAAAGAACATGCTAAGAAATACGATGTTCCGCTGCTGCCTGTTGACAGTGAGCATTCGGCAATATTTCAAGCACTCCAAGGCGAACAGGCAAAAAATATTGAACGCCTCATCATTACAGCCTCCGGCGGAAGCTTTCGGGACAAGACGCGGG
Coding sequences:
- the cdsA gene encoding phosphatidate cytidylyltransferase: MVDMKQRILTGVLAAIVFLFLVIVGKLPFTILVYAMGSVALFELLRMKKLRMVSLPGLIGLLLLWMFLLPSQYSFLEADGISKVEIALFAVLLLLTYTVLVKNTFTFDEVGFITLAAIYIGMCFHYFIEIRNLDQFGLTYIFYACVVIWSTDSGAYFVGKALGKRKLWPEISPNKTVEGFAGGIVIALVLATIFQLVVHLPIPYIYLLLITLFLSIFGQLGDLVESALKRHYDVKDSGNILPGHGGILDRFDSFLFVMPFLYFLLALFS